One window from the genome of Lachancea thermotolerans CBS 6340 chromosome B complete sequence encodes:
- a CDS encoding KLTH0B10098p (conserved hypothetical protein) — MSNPESFRELCRKEIHTGPTSGVLPGYIQANLLILPKCVAESFEDLCTRNPVACPILSKTEGGPQFLRNHASLIKQGTFDIRTDFPRYNVYSRGKLVQQKNNCVNEWSSDHVGFLIGCSFTFEHALEKAGLVPKNVLYNKNVSMFRTTKFLDSAGIFHQCPYVVSMRPYKLTEVEIVREITRKFKKTHGEPLDWGYDGAKRLGIEDLQKPDYGDPIDIGEQEIPMFWACGVTPQLAVTTVGDRIEGSVIGHTPGHMLILDATDVDWC; from the coding sequence ATGTCAAATCCTGAGTCCTTCAGAGAGCTTTGTCGTAAAGAAATTCACACTGGGCCGACGTCAGGCGTGTTGCCAGGGTATATTCAAGCAAATTTGCTGATATTGCCCAAATGTGTAGctgaaagttttgaagatctttgTACCAGAAACCCTGTAGCCTGCCCAattctctcaaaaactgaaggTGGGCCCCAATTTCTCAGAAATCACGCCAGCCTCATTAAACAGGGCACGTTTGATATCCGCACCGATTTCCCACGGTACAACGTCTACTCAAGAGGCAAACTCGTGCAGCAAAAGAACAATTGCGTTAATGAATGGTCCAGCGACCATGTTGGTTTTCTTATAGGGTGCTCCTTCACTTTTGAACATGCATTGGAAAAGGCCGGGCTTGTGCCGAAAAATGTCCTTTACAATAAAAACGTGTCCATGTTTAGGACTACCAAGTTCCTTGACTCAGCCGGGATTTTTCACCAATGCCCTTACGTGGTAAGCATGAGACCCTATAAACTAACGGAAGTTGAAATCGTGAGAGAAATAACcagaaagttcaaaaagacgcATGGAGAACCTCTCGACTGGGGCTATGACGGGGCAAAACGCCTGGGAATAGAAGATCTCCAAAAGCCAGACTATGGCGACCCGATAGACATTGGTGAACAAGAGATACCAATGTTCTGGGCGTGCGGAGTCACACCGCAACTGGCAGTTACGACAGTCGGAGATCGTATTGAAGGTTCTGTAATCGGCCATACGCCTGGGCATATGCTTATATTAGATGCAACAGATGTAGATTGGTGCTAG
- a CDS encoding allantoate permease family MFS transporter (weakly similar to uniprot|P53322 Saccharomyces cerevisiae YGR260W TNA1 High affinity nicotinic acid plasma membrane permease) produces MAIGLVKTVQMETTHSVATKDPIKVSIHDDAELSEELAEHVIEEEYYIDPQDESALTRKLDTRLLPMLAFMYFLSALDRSNIGNAYTSGMKEDLRLTSHQYSNAVSVFYSTYLAAELPAVWLLKIAKPRYYMSILVFCWSVITLSSGFVKSYHSLLATRILLGTFEGGFFPAMTLLITMMYKPKEQAKRIAFFFGSSALSGAFGGLIATGLASVNNAGGLEGWRWLYIIEGLISVCASFWLFFGLPDNLDKMKFLNERELSLMQIREKQRIQYMGADPAFSWGQVWLAFKDFKTYFAFVIQFCQDIILYGFSTFLTAILKLGLGYSSREAQYMSVPVYILAAIVFMVSAYVSDRLQVRGPVFFCYNILGATGYIILLAVDNNAVKYFACYLITFSLYTGTGLNITWLTNNVAPHYKRATALGLNQTLGNLSGAIVGQVYTKSPYVFGNSFSLGCIVLSNILTAVQIAWLVKLNKDKAAILAGTKKDTKKERIGDEALDFKYCL; encoded by the coding sequence ATGGCTATAGGCTTAGTAAAGACAGTGCAGATGGAGACAACGCACTCAGTAGCAACAAAAGACCCCATCAAGGTTTCGATTCACGACGATGCAGAGCTCTCAGAAGAACTGGCCGAACATGTCATCGAGGAAGAGTATTACATTGATCCCCAAGATGAGAGTGCACTAACAAGAAAGTTAGACACGCGCCTGCTCCCAATGCTGGCTTTTATGTACTTCCTTTCAGCTTTGGATCGTTCAAACATTGGAAACGCTTACACCTCCGGAATGAAAGAAGATTTGCGGCTAACTTCCCATCAATACTCCAATGCAGTTTCTGTGTTTTACTCCACGTACCTCGCAGCAGAATTACCAGCCGTATGGCTACTAAAGATCGCAAAACCTCGCTACTATATGTCTATTTTGGTATTCTGTTGGTCGGTCATCACACTTTCAAGCGGTTTTGTCAAAAGTTATCACTCTTTGCTCGCAACGAGAATTCTGCTAGGGACTTTTGAGGGCGGTTTCTTTCCTGCAATGACCTTGCTGATCACCATGATGTACAAGCCCAAGGAGCAAGCTAAAAGGAttgcctttttcttcggaTCATCTGCATTATCTGGTGCTTTTGGCGGACTCATTGCCACTGGGCTGGCCTCCGTGAACAATGCAGGAGGTCTTGAGGGTTGGAGATGGCTCTACATTATTGAAGGCCTGATTTCCGTTTGTGCCTCCTTCTGGCTATTTTTTGGGCTACCAGACAACCTGGACAAAATGAAGTTTCTAAATGAGCGAGAGCTCAGCCTCATGCAAATCCGGGAGAAGCAAAGAATTCAATATATGGGTGCGGATCCAGCCTTTAGCTGGGGTCAAGTCTGGCTGGcattcaaagacttcaaaacttaCTTCGCTTTTGTAATCCAATTCTGCCAGGACATTATCCTCTACGGCTTCAGTACATTTCTCACAGCGATCCTAAAGTTGGGGTTGGGTTACAGTTCACGCGAAGCTCAATACATGAGCGTGCCGGTGTACATTCTTGCCGCCATTGTGTTCATGGTATCTGCTTATGTGAGTGACCGTCTGCAGGTCAGAGGTCcagtcttcttctgttACAACATACTAGGTGCGACAGGCTATATCATCCTGCTCGCGGTCGACAACAACGCGGTCAAATACTTTGCCTGCTACCTGATCACATTCTCGCTTTACACTGGGACGGGCCTAAACATTACGTGGCTGACCAACAACGTTGCTCCTCATTACAAGAGAGCAACGGCTCTGGGACTTAACCAAACTCTTGGAAACCTTTCAGGCGCTATTGTGGGACAGGTCTACACAAAGTCACCGTATGTCTTTGGTAACTCATTTTCCCTAGGCTGTATTGTTCTTTCCAATATTCTGACAGCAGTTCAGATAGCTTGGCTggtcaagctcaacaaggaTAAAGCTGCGATTTTGGCGGGGACCAAAAAGGACAcaaagaaggagagaaTTGGCGACGAAGCTTTGGACTTTAAATATTGCTTGTGA
- a CDS encoding KLTH0B10076p (some similarities with uniprot|P25502 Saccharomyces cerevisiae YKL015W PUT3 Positive regulator of PUT (proline utilization) genes zinc-finger transcription factor of the Zn(2)-Cys(6) binuclear cluster domain type) — MPRKKMMKACIKCKQRKKKCSGQLPCDYCVKIEQPGGCEYRTRTKSKVVKVTERYISSLKNKIRALEAELAKASEGPDSEGCLEDGATSAEVNPLIEPEFRLTPDLDSPKQESLTIGSVEHCVQASQHSKQFLGMSSCVQYLAKLKQSLVNSCGSSTEHFVATDGGWPPNDLDINRSFVENVATKELPDLRKAKELIEIAHEIIGADYMFLETGYFEDTAQHLICKNPPPLQSEAIIEYTTELLRLVAHLALGSLFDKENAESRSLGLKYHRTTLLLYSELVKTYDCAASTSLILSLLYMAYFSLSLNKATSAFVMTGSAIRTMFTLGLHKRTKTIVENRVFWLCFIYDRLLAVRFGFPLMIDERNINIPLLTEVDDNLTAVSLDIYHFVSQVRLAKITTQIITKIYTRNPYSFLHNCHAVLKQLKNWFESLPAELKFDYNDIKTATTRSTFNLHINYNYSIIIATRPVLLYVFNSILTENRTKEKIYEARQLELISVLLESCVQAAEIQSRILAKLYYDGKLANRSFLDCHYIFSATTVLILTGYCSMLSGESIAFSGDIEGLFDFIQHNLKILQGLSEYNLAAKNFNKQLTELIDMMSSDEVVKALATGRSQNDPTSVDFQQAVASPRPMSRILRKRGNNPPKDFEEIGYVDLSQLVNNMDAEFRSGSTTDLFLDEDFMNYASGSL, encoded by the coding sequence ATGCCTCgcaagaagatgatgaaagcTTGTATAAAATGCAAGCAACGCAAGAAAAAATGCTCGGGACAGCTCCCCTGCGATTACTGTGTTAAGATAGAGCAGCCTGGAGGATGTGAGTACCGCACGAGAACGAAATCCAAGGTGGTAAAAGTGACCGAACGATACATATCTTCATTAAAAAACAAGATTCGTGCCCTCGAAGCTGAACTAGCCAAGGCTTCTGAGGGCCCCGACAGCGAGGGCTGCCTGGAGGACGGAGCGACCTCGGCAGAAGTCAACCCCTTGATAGAGCCTGAGTTCAGGCTTACACCTGACCTAGACAGCccaaaacaagaaagcttgaCGATCGGCTCAGTCGAGCACTGTGTTCAAGCGAGCcaacattcaaaacaatttttGGGAATGTCCTCGTGTGTGCAATACTTAGCAAAGCTGAAGCAATCATTGGTAAACTCTTGCGGAAGCTCTACGGAGCATTTTGTAGCTACGGATGGCGGCTGGCCCCCAAATGATCTCGATATAAATCGAAGTTTCGTTGAGAACGTGGCAACAAAGGAACTTCCTGACCTAAGAAAAGCTAAAGAGCTTATTGAGATTGCTCATGAAATTATCGGCGCCGACTACATGTTTTTGGAGACCGGTTATTTTGAGGACACCGCACAACACCTCATTTGTAAGAACCCACCGCCACTTCAATCAGAGGCCATTATTGAATACACAACAGAGCTACTTAGACTTGTAGCACATCTCGCTCTGGGTTCACTTTTCGATAAAGAAAATGCTGAGTCAAGGTCTTTGGGATTAAAGTATCATAGAACCACGTTGCTACTCTATAGCGAGTTGGTGAAAACATATGATTGTGCTGCCAGTACATCGCTCATACTATCGCTATTGTATATGGCGTActtctctttgtctttgaacaAAGCTACCTCGGCGTTTGTTATGACAGGCAGTGCCATACGAACAATGTTTACGCTGGGCCTTcacaaaagaacaaaaactaTTGTTGAAAACCGAGTTTTTTGGCTATGCTTTATCTACGATAGACTCTTGGCCGTTAGATTCGGGTTTCCTTTGATGATAGATGAACGCAATATCAACATTCCGCTTCTCACTGAGGTTGATGACAACTTGACAGCAGTCTCTCTGGACATCTACCACTTTGTTTCTCAGGTTCGTCTTGCAAAAATTACAACCCAAATCATCACGAAAATTTACACGCGAAACCCATACTCATTTCTTCATAACTGCCACGCAGTTCTAAAGCAGCTGAAAAATTGGTTTGAATCTTTGCCAGCAGAATTGAAGTTTGATTACAACGATATCAAAACTGCAACGACCCGATCGACCTTCAACCTCCATATCAATTATAATTATTCGATCATAATAGCTACTAGACCTGTCCTGCTCTACGTTTTCAACAGTATTCTCACGGAGAACCGAACCAAAGAGAAGATATATGAAGCGCGTCAACTTGAACTGATATCGGTGCTGCTGGAGTCATGTGTTCAAGCTGCAGAGATCCAAAGTCGAATATTGGCAAAGTTATATTATGACGGTAAGTTGGCCAATCGTTCGTTCTTAGATTGTCACTATATCTTTAGTGCAACAACCGTTCTTATTTTAACGGGCTACTGTTCGATGCTTTCAGGAGAATCCATTGCTTTTTCTGGAGATATTGAAGGcctttttgatttcataCAGCACAATCTCAAGATACTGCAGGGGCTCTCAGAGTACAACCTTGCCGctaaaaacttcaacaagcaatTAACGGAGTTAATAGACATGATGAGCTCAGATGAGGTAGTAAAAGCTCTAGCAACAGGGCGTTCCCAGAATGACCCCACCTCTGTTGATTTTCAGCAGGCCGTTGCAAGTCCGCGTCCCATGTCACGAATTCTAAGGAAGAGGGGAAATAATCCGCCgaaagattttgaagaaatcgGCTACGTGGATCTTTCTCAGTTGGTCAACAATATGGACGCCGAATTTCGCTCAGGATCAACTACAGACTTGTTCTTAGATGAAGACTTCATGAATTATGCAAGTGGTTCCCTTTGA
- a CDS encoding KLTH0B10032p (highly similar to uniprot|P28273 YKL215C Saccharomyces cerevisiae Hypothetical ORF), with amino-acid sequence MSKIRIAIDRGGTFTDCIGNPGTGKPQDDVVIKLLSVDPKNYPDAPLEGIRRLLEIFQKKKISRGVPLDLSDVESLRMGTTLATNCALERNGERCVFVTTKGFKDCLLIGDQTRPRIFELAIKRPDPLYDVVIEVDERVTLEDFSEDPENVKSQPSANEGVIVGKSGEIVRVLRKPDISTLRTALEAAFAQGIRSVGIALLHSYTFPEHEELVAALASEIGFTHVSLSSQVSPMIKYLPRANSAIADAYLTPVIQKYLSGMQAGLINTDNTNIQFMQSDGGLVEGSKFSGLKSILSGPAGGVVGYSATCYDPVTKIPLVGFDMGGTSTDVSRYGDGKLDHVFETTTAGIVIQSPQLDINTVAAGGSSRLFWENGLFRVGPESATADPGPAAYRKGGPLTITDANLLLGRLVPEFFPKIFGPNEDESLDMDITKKKFEELAETINRDLGTRFSTDQVAYGFIKVANESMARPIRSLTEAKGHVISSHQMVTFGGAGGQHAVAVAESLGIDTVIAHRYSSILSAYGMFLADVVEETQEPCSLVLENTSTCIKVEERFEAMTGKATDSLLKQGFSEKDLSFEKYLNLRYEGTETSLMVLKDKSSWKFSQDFAKAHKREFGFIFSDRNIIVDDIRIRAVAKSPVRSQTSIEEELARSLISEIDVEKEVAFYKDVFFDDRRMKTPVFQIDNMPVGSRIKGPCILADGTQTNIIPCNATATILSSHIVIKITSRSQESDTKLENRVDPVLLSIFSHRFMDIAEQMGNQLRKTSVSTNVKERLDFSCALFDPEGNLVANAPHVPVHLGSMSTCISAQAKLWKNKLKPGDVLVTNHPEMGGTHLPDITVITPAFSETSGKIIFYVASRAHHADIGGILPGSVPPNSKELYEEGAAIYSELLVKEGRFDEELVIKLLVDDPAQYPGCSGSRKISDNMSDLKAQIAANNKGVQLIAKLMTDFGFDVIVKYMLAIQENASFTVKQVLKRMTEHFGATEFAGEDYMDDGTVIKLRVTLDTKKEEYVFDFEGTSPQVYGNLNAPEAITNSAILYCLRCLVNEEIPLNQGCLKPITVKIPKGSILSPTKGVAVVGGNVLTSQRVTDVVLKTFKVMADSQGDCNNFTFGTGGKDSNGKVSSGFGYYETICGGHGAGGDSWRGPGWNGAHAVHTNMTNTRMTDVEIFERRYPVILREFSIRAGSGGKGKFAGGNGVVRDILFRKAVQASILSERRVVPPHGFDGGEDGERGLNLWIRGSSGAVINIGAKNTISAQPGDRVIIMTPGGGGWGLPE; translated from the coding sequence ATGTCCAAAATCAGAATAGCTATTGACAGGGGCGGAACGTTCACCGACTGCATTGGTAACCCCGGGACTGGCAAACCCCAAGACGACGTCGTCATTAAGCTTCTCTCAGTTGACCCTAAAAACTATCCTGACGCTCCGCTTGAAGGTATAAGAAGGCTGCTGGAGATAtttcagaagaagaaaatcTCAAGAGGTGTTCCGCTAGATTTGTCCGATGTTGAAAGTCTCAGAATGGGTACAACGCTCGCCACAAACTGTGCTCTCGAGAGAAATGGCGAGCGTTGCGTTTTTGTTACAACGAAAGGCTTTAAGGACTGCCTCCTCATCGGCGATCAAACACGGCCACGGATTTTCGAGCTGGCAATTAAACGGCCAGATCCGCTCTATGACGTTGTCATCGAGGTTGACGAAAGAGTAACCTTGGAGGACTTTTCCGAGGACCCGGAAAACGTGAAATCCCAGCCTAGTGCGAATGAAGGAGTTATTGTTGGTAAGAGTGGTGAGATAGTGCGGGTCCTGAGAAAACCTGACATTTCGACTCTCCGAACCGCCTTGGAGGCCGCTTTCGCCCAGGGCATTCGATCAGTAGGTATCGCGCTTCTTCACTCTTACACTTTCCCTGAACATGAAGAGCTAGTTGCTGCTTTAGCGTCTGAGATCGGCTTCACGCATGTCTCGTTGTCGTCGCAAGTCTCGCCAATGATCAAATACCTTCCCAGGGCAAACAGTGCTATCGCAGACGCTTATCTTACGCCCgtaattcaaaaatacttGAGCGGAATGCAAGCTGGCCTCATAAACACAGACAACACAAACATTCAGTTTATGCAGTCAGATGGGGGACTCGTCGAGGGCAGCAAGTTCTCGGGATTAAAATCAATTCTATCGGGCCCTGCGGGTGGGGTTGTTGGATACTCCGCCACTTGCTACGACCCTGTAACCAAGATTCCCCTGGTTGGTTTTGACATGGGCGGGACCTCCACCGACGTCAGCAGGTATGGAGACGGAAAACTTGATCATGTGTTCGAGACCACAACTGCTGGAATTGTTATCCAAAGTCCTCAGTTGGACATTAATACCGTAGCCGCAGGCGGGAGTTCTAGGTTATTTTGGGAAAACGGGCTGTTCAGGGTCGGTCCCGAATCTGCCACCGCAGATCCCGGTCCCGCGGCTTATCGTAAAGGCGGGCCATTGACAATCACAGATGCAAATCTGCTTTTAGGCCGACTTGTCCCCGAGTTTTTCCCCAAAATATTCGGCCCTAACGAAGACGAGTCTTTGGATATGGACattaccaaaaagaagttcgaAGAGCTAGCCGAAACGATTAACCGCGATCTGGGCACAAGATTCTCCACGGATCAAGTTGCATATGGGTTCATAAAAGTTGCTAACGAATCAATGGCTCGTCCTATTAGATCTCTTACTGAAGCTAAGGGTCATGTTATATCCAGCCATCAAATGGTCACATTTGGGGGAGCTGGCGGCCAGCATGcggttgctgttgctgagTCTTTAGGCATTGACACTGTTATAGCCCACCGCTACTCTTCGATCTTATCGGCTTATGGGATGTTCTTGGCTGACGTGGTTGAGGAAACCCAGGAACCATGCTCTCTTGTTTTAGAGAACACCAGCACTTGTATTAAAGTGGAAGAAAGGTTTGAAGCTATGACCGGAAAGGCTACCGACAGCTTACTAAAGCAGGGGTTTTCAGAGAAGGACCTATCCTTTGAGAAATATTTAAACTTGCGATACGAGGGGACTGAAACAAGCTTAATGGTCCTGAAAGATAAATCAAGCTGGAAATTCTCCCAGGACTTCGCGAAAGCACATAAAAGAGAATTCGGGTTTATTTTCAGTGACAGAAATATAATAGTTGATGATATTAGGATAAGAGCAGTGGCAAAGTCGCCCGTGCGCTCCCAAACATCcatcgaagaagagcttgctaGATCACTTATATCTGAAATTGATGTTGAGAAGGAGGTCGCGTTTTACAAAGACGTGTTCTTTGACGATCGACGCATGAAAACCCCGGTGTTTCAAATCGACAACATGCCGGTAGGAAGCCGGATCAAGGGTCCTTGTATTCTCGCGGATGGCACTCAGACTAATATCATTCCATGTAATGCTACCGCAACCATTCTAAGCTCTCATATTGTTATCAAAATAACGTCACGATCTCAAGAAAGCGATACGAAGTTGGAGAACCGCGTGGACCCTGTTTTACTTTCTATCTTTAGCCACCGTTTCATGGACATTGCGGAGCAGATGGGAAACCAGCTGAGGAAAACATCAGTTTCAACTAACGTCAAAGAAAGGCTTGATTTCTCGTGCGCATTGTTTGATCCCGAGGGAAACCTCGTAGCGAATGCGCCGCACGTTCCTGTGCACCTTGGCTCTATGTCTACCTGCATATCTGCGCAGGCCAAGCTGTGGAAGAATAAATTGAAACCTGGGGACGTCTTAGTTACTAATCACCCCGAGATGGGCGGAACACACTTGCCTGATATAACAGTAATAACGCCTGCCTTCTCTGAAACCAGTGGCAAAATCATATTTTATGTTGCATCGCGAGCGCACCATGCCGACATAGGCGGTATTCTGCCTGGATCTGTACCACCTAACTCGAAAGAACTATACGAAGAGGGCGCGGCCATTTATTCTGAGTTGTTAGTCAAGGAAGGAAGGTTTGACGAAGAACTAGTCATAAAGCTCCTTGTGGACGACCCTGCTCAATATCCGGGCTGTTCTGGGTCTAGAAAAATCAGCGACAACATGAGTGACCTTAAAGCCCAAATCGCGGCTAATAATAAAGGTGTACAGCTGATAGCTAAGCTCATGACGGActttggttttgatgtTATCGTCAAGTACATGCTGGCGatccaagaaaatgcaTCATTCACGGTTAAACAGGTTCTCAAGCGCATGACAGAGCATTTTGGTGCAACAGAGTTCGCAGGCGAAGATTACATGGATGATGGTACCGTAATAAAACTGAGAGTTACCCTCGACaccaaaaaagaagagtacgtttttgactttgaaggGACTTCGCCTCAGGTCTACGGGAACCTAAATGCTCCAGAGGCAATCACTAACTCTGCCATCCTCTACTGTTTGCGATGTTTAGTTAACGAGGAGATTCCCCTAAATCAGGGCTGCCTCAAGCCTATCACTGTGAAGATCCCAAAAGGGTCAATTTTGAGCCCTACAAAGGGTGTCGCTGTAGTGGGGGGAAATGTTTTAACTTCCCAGAGAGTCACAGATGTTGTCCTGAAGACTTTCAAGGTTATGGCTGATTCTCAGGGAGACTGTAACAACTTTACTTTTGGAACAGGCGGTAAAGATAGTAATGGGAAAGTCAGCAGCGGTTTTGGATACTACGAAACCATATGTGGTGGCCACGGTGCCGGCGGTGATTCTTGGAGAGGCCCAGGATGGAACGGAGCTCACGCTGTTCACACTAACATGACAAATACAAGAATGACTGACGtcgagatttttgaaagacgaTACCCAGTAATTTTGCGAGAGTTTTCTATTAGGGCTGGCTCTGGAGGGAAAGGGAAGTTTGCGGGTGGTAACGGTGTTGTTAGAGATATTTTGTTCCGCAAAGCAGTTCAAGCCTCTATCCTGTCAGAGCGTCGTGTGGTTCCTCCTCACGGATTTGACGGGGGCGAAGATGGCGAAAGAGGACTGAACCTATGGATCCGGGGGTCTTCGGGAGCCGTGATCAACATCGGAGCCAAAAACACGATCAGCGCTCAACCTGGAGACCGTGTTATCATTATGACGCCAGGTGGCGGTGGTTGGGGCCTGCCTGAATAG